In Bacteroidota bacterium, a single genomic region encodes these proteins:
- a CDS encoding gliding motility-associated C-terminal domain-containing protein, with translation MKKIATLLLFPLFLSFCLLGTTIASNLYWVNNSGNWEDGAHWSITSGGAAAGIIPGAADNVYFDENSFNQSGQNITVNGIARCKTFSCAPAIPLAALKGSASAQLYVGGSFLFSRGIQNQFHGTIYFYSNTAQNVIESANQLFLGNLFFEGVNSSWALQNHLLLDKTKTITLSGGKILSNNYFIQAKTIHVFGPQKSTLDLGKSTVILQNKIINDAATNFTLKKKDAVLLNPAVQKFSGIQAIIDSIHVTVTPPKCNGDSNAIVEVDSVFTATPGVYTYALTDGNSNYSGNPMVNLPAGTYIITVTNTSNGEVLNQFVIINDPPPIIIPNYTKTQPKCFGDCNGKVRANPLGGTPSYSYLWNNGQTGQTDSLLCGGSVSVIVTDSKGCAKSFTTNLNQPTPLLTNLTKRNISCNGACDGTARVTPSGGAGTYAIQWTPGGSTNPQNNLCPGTYRVQVTDISGCIKRDSAIITEPLALLVNTVKTDISCNGACDGSITATPAGGRAPYTFSWSAPIVSTSATVNALCAGSYTVFVRDSSNCLSQQTVVITQPNALTATISPSQITCFGQCNGSAVASTSGGTPPYSFSWNTGVLSSSLTNLCIGTYTLFITDAKNCSTSVSVTITQPNQLIATSSKTDITCNGGCDGTANILPSGGTAPFTYLWLPGNQTSSNLTALCAGVYTYTVKDVNNCSVPGSVTITEPLPLAVAATPTQPSCNGVCDGKATASGSGGTGPYTYSWSNGLTTSTIVNLCPGVYTVEVTDSRGCKASNTVTITQPPLLTINLASTTSSCGVCTGTATVSPAGGTQPYQYSWSNSQLTPTAVGLCIGNYSVIVTDANNCQVNRNLTIDPVVVILITSSSTNALCANSCNGTATANASGGQQPYSFLWFPSGQTTQTATGLCAGIDSVRVTDANGCFNVSTITFTDPPVLNNSVNVTNATCFGSCNGSAISIPTGGTPPYTFSWSAAGQTGNSVNGLCAGTQTVTITDNNGCTKVSTFTVTEPTVIAANEVVVKSQCLLNNGSITLAPTGGTAPYTYSWAAPLVSNSSSVSNLAAGSYSVTITDALLCSKLFTIAISDAAGPIVSSSKINTSCPNNCDGSISTTPPVGVGPFTYLWTPGNSAATSISNLCAGAYSVKITDANGCNTLLNDTIISPPAISSNAVTVNTSCGGQCNGSLTLTPSGGTNPFTYSWSTGALGTSISNLCVGSYIVRISDANNCFDFDTLTISEPAALVLNLNKTNVTCNGNCDGKITGVVSGGTLPYSYVWSNGPTVPSVALLCPNSYTLTVTDFNNCNISSSETITEPAVLDGLASFTPNSCNAACDGTVDVQVNGGTPPFTYLWSPGNYTNPAVSDLCAGTYSVTINDFNNCSVIKTVNVTEPSLISVATTFTSPSCNAACDGTATATPSGGSAPYSYSWSVNGLTSQTITNLCAGTYTVFVTDLNGCSSSQTVTVTQPAVLVANASSVNSTCKAVCNGTATVIPSGGSGVYTYSWLPSGQTTQSISGVCAGTISVIVTDANGCSVTQNLTLIDPAAITIVSGATPANCGACDGALAIFPAGGSGGPYTYSWTPTNQTGQIAINLCAGLYSVTVTDVNNCVQPFTLPLSNNAGPDTAVVTLSNASCNGQCNGTMAVAVSGGTLPYTYSWLPTGPTGVATLTNQCAGVYILQTTDATGCIQLTSDTITEPLPIVSNDSVVDISCNGLSDGAIFLFPSGGTGAYSYSWNPPAGAVLSSITNLSAGPYHVTITDANNCASPFDFTVANPAAITIQQTHTDLSCNGVCNGSATVTPSGGTAPYRYSWSSSASDTLATVGNLCAGSYTVFVTDARNCSQSAIVVVNQPIAILSNLVKNDIKCFGQCNGSAKVSPSGGIGPYTFTWVGVVSSADSVSNLCAGNYAVNIADASGCFITVPVTITEPGLLNANINSVDISCNGSCDGTATSVTLGGTAPFRYLWSPGNANTAGITGLCAGTYVLTVIDTNNCSITQTAVISEPPVITSTFITTNPTCNTSNGSIIVNANGGTPGYTYNWIPGGSTNDTVSNLSANLYTVQITDSRGCSINSSVPLSTNAFTLSKLSLNASCFGRCDGLASVTPVGGTAPFTYLWTPGGLSTDSITNLCPGTYFPKVTDAIGCVVFETVQIIEPTAVQANVTSTDASCGLCDGTAQVSGTGGTGSYSYLWSINQTSFSVDSLCSGTYSVQVSDNSGCASTSNFNISNTTGPSGENIVKTDITCHGVCNGTVSITPIGGQAPYSYYWLHSGATTNSLNGLCAGTYTFEIIDANGCKRVSSVTITEPAAINPGTSFMNASCGICDGSITLNPTGGISPYTLLWSNGQSTSTLNALCAGVYSVQITDSTNCSTNASIILNNSNAPSISNSFTDATCFGTCDGSVFVSAFGGSSPYSYQWNTGQNVDTLYGLCAGTYFVTVNDVNNCKSIAPITIQEPTPLVFSLPHTTPASCGNCDGTASILPNGGTLPYTVFWSSGDTGAFANNLCAGVYSIFMKDKSECKTAATVTISNSTGPVVVESFTNESCANLCDGTASLTVTSGSPPYSYLWLQGSQTNASLTNLCAGTYDYQVTDSLGCIFTSSITLSTPGIISYNETQVQPSCGVCNGSITVNPSGGTGSYTYSWLPGGASTASISNLCAGIYTLHLTDGAGCSYIKVFTLNNSNGPGVTTSFTDAHCNAACDGTATAVVSGANAPFSYSWSPGGQVSASITGLCAGPYIIEVTDDVGCKTFNSISISEPPPILFSISNTVNASCGECNGSATIIPSGGVLPNAVLWSNSDLGLSADSLCAGIYTVSVTDNGGCVQTKNVSISNSSGPLVTATKTDETCSGSCNGTAQLTVTAGAGPFSFYWLFNGATTSSLSGLCAGSYNYEVIDTNGCVSAGSVTISPASTVNIAFTKTSPNCGVCDGALSTTITGGVGPYTYAWLPANTPTSSISNLCAGIYIATVTDINGCAQIDTVTLGNTTGPSIVYTATDVTCNTSCNGSITATASGINPGYTYSWTPGNQVSSTISNLCAGNYIVEAQDNLGCKGFQQISINEPSAISLSLSQIKDVLCFGDSSGSITVIPSGGTIPYQYLWSIGGFTTPTIAHVPNGNLFVTITDANGCDTVSPTLVISTPNALSASAVVTYAQCSNSLDGAIDLTPSGGTPPYSFLWDDANSTVTEDLTGVIAGVYHATINDANGCSFVYSDTIKALVIVQAGAGPDDTLCFTNQITLQGNGGSKYKWFSITNSGLQFIDSTFAVIVKPVVGINDFILVAYSGACSDTDTVRIFVNPLPETDLGPNVSIIQGSTVQLNAAGGTTGSSYLWSPTTNLVDTLTATPTATPIVTTTYTVKITNPTGCFAVDSITITVLPTIGVSNGITPNGDGKNDVWEIDGIQAYKNCEVEVYNRWGEKLFSSPGYVEKWDGKFKGKDLPVGTYYYIINLHDEVNTENLTGPITIMR, from the coding sequence GTGAAAAAAATAGCTACTCTCCTTTTATTTCCACTCTTTTTATCTTTCTGTTTGCTCGGAACGACAATTGCTTCGAATTTATATTGGGTAAATAATTCCGGTAATTGGGAGGATGGTGCACATTGGTCGATAACCAGTGGAGGTGCTGCTGCAGGAATAATTCCCGGAGCGGCTGACAATGTTTACTTTGATGAAAATTCATTTAATCAAAGCGGGCAAAACATCACCGTAAATGGAATTGCACGTTGTAAGACCTTTTCGTGTGCACCCGCAATTCCATTAGCAGCCTTAAAAGGTTCAGCTTCGGCACAGCTTTATGTTGGAGGTTCATTCCTATTTTCTCGAGGAATTCAAAATCAATTTCACGGCACAATTTATTTTTATTCCAATACGGCTCAAAATGTCATAGAATCAGCGAATCAACTCTTTCTTGGTAATTTATTTTTTGAAGGTGTGAACAGTTCATGGGCCTTACAAAACCATTTATTGCTTGATAAGACCAAGACAATTACACTATCCGGCGGTAAAATTCTTTCAAATAATTATTTTATTCAGGCAAAAACCATTCATGTTTTTGGACCTCAAAAAAGCACTTTAGATTTAGGAAAATCAACCGTTATACTTCAAAATAAAATTATTAATGATGCCGCAACTAATTTTACTTTAAAGAAAAAAGATGCTGTGTTACTAAACCCAGCTGTACAAAAATTTTCTGGTATTCAAGCAATTATTGATAGCATTCATGTAACAGTTACTCCACCGAAATGCAATGGTGATTCCAATGCGATTGTAGAAGTAGATTCGGTTTTTACAGCAACGCCCGGAGTTTACACCTATGCACTCACAGATGGGAATTCGAACTACTCCGGAAATCCAATGGTGAATTTGCCTGCCGGAACTTACATCATTACCGTTACAAACACCAGTAATGGAGAGGTACTGAATCAGTTTGTTATTATTAATGACCCTCCCCCAATTATCATCCCTAACTATACAAAAACACAGCCCAAATGTTTTGGAGATTGTAATGGAAAAGTAAGAGCTAATCCATTAGGAGGTACACCAAGTTATAGTTACCTCTGGAACAATGGGCAAACCGGGCAAACAGATAGTTTACTTTGCGGAGGATCGGTGAGCGTAATTGTTACCGATTCGAAAGGTTGTGCAAAATCGTTTACTACTAATTTGAATCAACCCACTCCCTTATTGACCAACTTAACAAAAAGAAATATTAGTTGCAATGGAGCTTGTGATGGAACTGCAAGAGTTACACCGTCGGGTGGAGCAGGCACTTATGCTATACAATGGACTCCCGGTGGATCCACTAATCCACAAAACAATTTATGCCCTGGCACATATCGGGTACAGGTAACTGATATTTCGGGTTGTATAAAAAGGGATAGTGCTATTATTACAGAACCATTGGCCTTATTGGTGAATACTGTTAAAACCGATATTAGCTGCAATGGGGCGTGTGATGGTTCAATAACCGCAACACCTGCGGGAGGGCGCGCACCCTATACGTTTTCATGGAGTGCACCAATTGTGTCGACATCTGCCACTGTGAATGCTTTATGTGCCGGAAGTTACACTGTATTTGTGCGCGATTCCAGCAATTGTTTAAGTCAACAAACAGTTGTAATAACACAACCCAATGCATTAACTGCAACCATTAGCCCTTCACAAATTACTTGTTTTGGGCAATGCAATGGTTCTGCTGTAGCATCCACATCTGGGGGTACACCACCTTATTCGTTTTCATGGAATACAGGAGTATTAAGTTCATCATTAACCAATTTATGTATTGGCACATATACGCTCTTTATTACTGATGCAAAAAATTGCAGCACTTCGGTTAGCGTAACAATAACTCAACCCAATCAGCTAATTGCCACCTCATCAAAAACCGATATTACTTGCAATGGAGGCTGTGATGGAACTGCAAACATACTGCCCAGTGGCGGAACCGCTCCCTTCACCTATTTGTGGTTGCCCGGTAATCAAACAAGTTCGAATCTTACTGCTTTGTGCGCAGGTGTTTATACCTACACCGTTAAAGACGTAAATAATTGTTCTGTACCGGGATCAGTAACCATTACAGAGCCTCTTCCATTAGCAGTAGCAGCAACTCCCACCCAACCGAGTTGTAATGGAGTTTGTGATGGAAAAGCGACTGCAAGTGGAAGTGGAGGAACGGGGCCTTATACTTATTCCTGGAGTAATGGCCTAACTACTTCAACTATAGTAAATCTTTGTCCAGGTGTGTATACCGTAGAAGTAACCGATTCTAGAGGCTGTAAAGCGAGTAATACCGTTACCATTACACAGCCACCCTTGTTGACCATTAATTTAGCAAGTACCACATCGAGTTGTGGTGTTTGTACCGGAACTGCAACCGTATCGCCGGCAGGAGGAACCCAGCCTTATCAATACTCTTGGTCTAATTCACAATTAACTCCAACAGCTGTAGGCTTGTGTATTGGAAATTACTCAGTAATTGTAACTGATGCAAATAACTGCCAGGTGAATAGAAATCTCACAATTGATCCTGTGGTGGTTATCTTAATTACCAGTTCATCTACTAATGCATTGTGTGCCAATTCATGCAATGGAACAGCAACTGCCAATGCTAGTGGAGGACAACAGCCCTATTCATTTCTTTGGTTTCCAAGTGGACAAACTACGCAAACTGCAACTGGATTATGTGCAGGAATTGATTCTGTGCGTGTAACAGATGCAAATGGCTGTTTTAATGTCTCAACCATAACATTTACTGATCCGCCCGTTTTAAACAATTCCGTGAATGTTACAAATGCAACTTGTTTTGGAAGTTGTAACGGCAGTGCTATCTCGATACCAACAGGAGGAACACCACCCTATACTTTTTCGTGGAGTGCAGCCGGGCAAACTGGAAATTCGGTGAATGGATTGTGTGCCGGTACTCAAACGGTGACCATTACCGATAACAATGGTTGTACTAAGGTGAGTACCTTTACGGTTACAGAACCAACTGTAATAGCGGCAAACGAAGTTGTTGTTAAATCACAATGTCTTTTAAATAATGGGTCAATCACTCTTGCCCCAACCGGAGGAACAGCTCCTTACACTTATTCTTGGGCAGCTCCACTGGTATCAAATTCATCAAGTGTCTCAAATCTGGCGGCAGGTTCATACTCTGTTACAATAACGGATGCCCTTTTATGTTCAAAACTATTTACAATTGCTATTAGCGATGCTGCGGGTCCAATTGTTAGTTCTTCAAAAATAAATACGAGTTGTCCGAATAATTGCGACGGTTCAATTTCTACCACACCACCTGTTGGAGTTGGCCCCTTTACCTATTTGTGGACACCAGGCAATAGCGCAGCAACTTCGATTTCTAATTTATGTGCCGGTGCCTATTCGGTAAAAATTACGGATGCTAATGGATGCAATACCCTTTTAAATGACACCATAATTTCACCACCTGCAATTAGCTCAAATGCAGTGACGGTAAATACTTCCTGTGGAGGACAGTGCAATGGTAGTTTAACATTGACTCCTTCAGGTGGAACAAATCCATTCACCTATTCATGGTCAACCGGCGCGCTTGGCACTAGCATTTCGAATTTGTGTGTTGGATCCTATATTGTACGTATTTCGGATGCTAATAATTGTTTTGATTTTGACACATTAACAATATCAGAACCAGCAGCACTTGTGCTTAATTTAAATAAGACAAATGTAACTTGTAATGGAAATTGCGATGGGAAAATTACAGGAGTTGTAAGCGGCGGAACACTTCCTTATTCATATGTTTGGAGTAATGGACCTACTGTTCCATCGGTAGCCTTGCTTTGCCCAAACAGCTATACTCTAACTGTTACCGATTTTAATAATTGCAATATAAGTTCATCGGAAACAATTACAGAGCCGGCTGTTTTAGATGGTCTTGCATCTTTCACGCCCAACTCATGTAATGCTGCCTGCGATGGCACTGTAGATGTGCAGGTAAATGGGGGTACACCTCCTTTTACCTATTTATGGTCGCCCGGAAATTACACGAATCCTGCTGTTAGTGATTTGTGTGCCGGAACCTATTCCGTAACAATAAATGATTTTAATAATTGTTCGGTCATAAAAACAGTGAATGTAACGGAACCAAGTCTTATTTCAGTGGCAACTACTTTTACATCCCCTAGCTGCAATGCGGCTTGTGATGGAACAGCAACAGCCACACCTTCGGGAGGCTCAGCTCCTTATTCATATTCCTGGTCAGTAAATGGGTTAACCTCACAAACCATTACCAATTTATGTGCAGGCACATATACTGTTTTTGTAACTGATTTGAACGGATGTAGCTCCAGCCAAACAGTAACTGTAACACAACCGGCAGTACTAGTAGCGAATGCAAGCAGTGTTAACTCAACTTGTAAAGCAGTATGTAATGGTACAGCTACAGTAATTCCATCCGGAGGTTCAGGAGTTTATACCTATTCTTGGTTACCAAGTGGTCAAACAACTCAAAGCATAAGTGGCGTTTGTGCAGGGACAATAAGTGTGATTGTGACGGATGCAAATGGTTGCAGTGTGACTCAAAATTTAACTTTAATTGATCCAGCTGCTATAACTATAGTATCGGGCGCAACTCCAGCGAATTGTGGTGCTTGTGACGGTGCATTGGCAATATTTCCTGCCGGTGGTTCGGGAGGACCATATACGTATAGTTGGACACCTACCAATCAAACCGGGCAAATTGCAATTAATTTATGTGCCGGGTTATATAGTGTAACTGTTACTGATGTAAATAATTGTGTGCAACCGTTTACTTTGCCCTTAAGTAATAATGCGGGGCCGGATACAGCAGTTGTTACACTATCAAACGCCAGTTGTAACGGACAATGTAATGGAACTATGGCTGTTGCAGTGAGTGGAGGAACATTGCCTTATACTTATTCTTGGCTACCAACTGGACCAACCGGTGTGGCGACCTTAACAAACCAATGCGCCGGAGTTTATATATTGCAAACTACAGATGCAACAGGATGCATTCAGCTCACAAGCGATACTATTACTGAACCTTTGCCAATTGTTAGCAATGATTCGGTAGTTGACATAAGCTGTAATGGATTAAGCGATGGTGCCATTTTCTTGTTTCCATCGGGAGGAACTGGAGCATATTCATACTCTTGGAATCCACCTGCAGGAGCCGTTTTATCAAGTATCACCAACTTAAGTGCCGGGCCCTATCATGTTACTATAACCGATGCAAATAATTGTGCCTCACCGTTCGATTTTACTGTTGCCAATCCTGCAGCGATTACGATACAGCAAACACATACGGATTTAAGCTGCAATGGGGTATGCAATGGTTCAGCAACCGTTACACCATCCGGTGGTACTGCGCCATACCGATATTCCTGGTCGAGTAGTGCTAGCGATACCTTAGCTACTGTCGGAAATTTATGTGCAGGAAGTTATACGGTTTTTGTGACAGATGCTCGCAATTGTTCGCAATCGGCAATTGTAGTAGTCAACCAACCCATAGCCATCTTAAGCAATTTGGTAAAGAATGATATCAAATGTTTTGGACAATGTAATGGAAGTGCCAAAGTTAGCCCATCGGGAGGTATAGGTCCGTATACATTTACTTGGGTTGGTGTGGTAAGCTCAGCAGATTCTGTTTCAAATCTTTGTGCCGGAAATTATGCTGTGAATATTGCGGATGCAAGTGGCTGTTTTATTACCGTTCCGGTTACGATTACAGAACCCGGGTTGTTAAATGCAAATATTAATAGTGTAGATATTAGTTGCAATGGAAGTTGTGATGGAACAGCCACATCGGTTACCCTTGGCGGTACAGCACCCTTTAGGTATTTATGGTCACCCGGAAATGCTAATACTGCTGGAATTACAGGTTTGTGTGCCGGAACGTATGTATTGACTGTTATTGATACTAATAATTGTTCCATTACACAAACAGCTGTGATATCGGAACCGCCGGTTATTACAAGCACATTTATCACCACCAACCCCACCTGTAACACTAGTAATGGAAGCATAATAGTAAACGCCAATGGTGGAACTCCCGGATATACTTATAATTGGATTCCGGGTGGGTCAACAAATGATACAGTAAGTAATTTATCAGCCAATCTTTACACAGTTCAAATAACCGATAGCAGAGGTTGTTCTATTAACTCAAGCGTGCCATTAAGTACCAATGCTTTTACGTTATCAAAACTTTCCTTAAATGCAAGTTGTTTTGGCAGATGTGATGGACTTGCATCCGTTACTCCTGTTGGCGGTACAGCTCCATTTACTTATTTATGGACTCCGGGAGGCTTATCTACTGATAGCATCACAAATTTATGCCCTGGCACCTACTTCCCAAAAGTAACTGATGCAATAGGTTGTGTTGTATTTGAGACAGTTCAAATTATAGAGCCCACAGCAGTTCAAGCAAACGTTACATCGACAGATGCCAGTTGTGGCTTATGTGATGGTACAGCCCAAGTTAGTGGAACAGGCGGAACAGGTTCTTACAGTTATTTGTGGAGTATAAATCAAACTTCTTTTAGTGTAGATAGTTTATGTTCAGGAACCTATTCGGTGCAAGTAAGTGATAATTCAGGCTGTGCAAGTACCAGTAATTTTAATATTTCCAACACCACAGGACCGAGTGGGGAAAATATAGTAAAAACTGACATTACCTGCCATGGCGTTTGTAATGGAACAGTGAGTATTACTCCTATTGGCGGGCAAGCGCCCTATAGTTACTACTGGCTTCATTCAGGAGCCACAACAAACTCGCTAAATGGACTGTGTGCCGGAACCTATACTTTTGAAATTATAGATGCCAATGGATGTAAAAGAGTTTCATCGGTAACTATTACAGAACCGGCAGCTATTAATCCGGGAACGAGCTTTATGAATGCGAGTTGTGGAATTTGCGATGGAAGTATTACCTTAAATCCAACCGGAGGAATTTCGCCTTATACCTTGTTGTGGAGCAATGGGCAAAGCACTTCTACATTAAATGCTTTATGCGCAGGAGTTTATTCGGTTCAAATTACGGATTCAACTAATTGTTCAACAAATGCATCCATCATTTTAAACAATAGCAATGCGCCCTCAATTTCTAATTCATTTACCGATGCTACCTGTTTTGGGACTTGTGATGGATCCGTTTTTGTAAGTGCGTTTGGAGGTAGTTCTCCTTATTCCTATCAATGGAATACCGGACAAAATGTTGATACCCTTTATGGATTGTGTGCAGGAACATATTTTGTAACTGTAAATGATGTAAATAACTGTAAGAGCATTGCACCAATCACAATTCAAGAACCAACACCATTAGTGTTTAGCTTGCCGCATACCACTCCAGCCAGTTGCGGAAATTGTGATGGAACGGCTTCGATACTGCCGAATGGAGGGACATTACCCTATACTGTTTTTTGGAGCAGCGGAGATACAGGTGCCTTTGCTAATAATTTATGTGCCGGTGTGTATTCCATTTTTATGAAAGATAAATCGGAGTGTAAAACTGCGGCTACTGTTACAATAAGCAATAGTACCGGACCGGTTGTTGTTGAAAGTTTCACTAATGAAAGTTGTGCAAATTTATGCGACGGAACAGCATCCTTAACGGTTACTAGCGGATCTCCACCTTATTCTTATTTGTGGTTACAAGGCAGCCAAACGAATGCATCCCTTACTAATTTATGTGCAGGGACTTATGATTATCAAGTTACAGATTCGCTTGGTTGTATATTCACTTCATCCATTACACTAAGCACTCCCGGAATTATTAGTTACAATGAAACACAAGTACAACCCAGTTGTGGCGTTTGCAATGGCTCAATAACGGTAAATCCAAGCGGTGGAACAGGGTCTTATACTTACTCTTGGTTACCCGGAGGAGCTAGTACAGCAAGCATCAGCAATTTATGCGCTGGAATTTACACCTTGCATCTAACAGATGGTGCAGGCTGTAGTTATATAAAAGTATTTACATTAAATAATTCGAACGGACCAGGCGTAACAACCAGTTTTACCGATGCTCACTGTAATGCTGCATGTGATGGAACCGCAACCGCGGTGGTGAGTGGCGCAAATGCTCCATTTTCATATAGCTGGAGTCCCGGAGGGCAAGTTTCTGCCTCCATTACCGGGCTTTGTGCGGGGCCTTATATAATTGAAGTAACAGATGATGTAGGATGTAAAACCTTTAATAGCATCAGCATTTCTGAACCACCACCAATATTATTCAGCATTAGTAATACTGTAAATGCTAGCTGTGGAGAGTGTAATGGGAGTGCAACAATAATTCCATCCGGAGGAGTATTACCCAATGCTGTGTTATGGAGTAATTCCGATTTGGGATTATCAGCCGACAGTTTATGTGCAGGAATTTATACAGTATCTGTAACAGATAATGGAGGTTGTGTTCAAACCAAAAATGTGAGCATTAGTAATTCTTCCGGACCATTAGTTACTGCAACAAAAACCGATGAAACCTGCTCCGGATCATGCAATGGAACTGCACAACTCACAGTAACAGCGGGGGCAGGACCTTTTAGTTTTTATTGGTTATTCAATGGTGCTACCACCTCCTCATTAAGTGGACTTTGTGCCGGCTCTTACAATTATGAAGTAATTGATACAAATGGCTGTGTAAGTGCAGGTAGTGTTACAATAAGTCCTGCAAGTACCGTAAACATTGCATTTACGAAAACTAGCCCAAATTGTGGCGTGTGTGACGGTGCGCTGTCGACAACTATTACCGGTGGAGTTGGGCCTTATACGTATGCCTGGTTACCTGCAAACACGCCCACATCGAGCATTTCAAATTTGTGTGCAGGTATTTATATTGCAACTGTAACCGACATAAATGGCTGCGCTCAAATAGATACAGTAACTTTGGGAAATACAACAGGTCCATCAATAGTTTATACGGCTACAGATGTAACTTGTAACACTTCTTGCAATGGTAGCATAACCGCGACGGCATCAGGTATTAACCCCGGTTACACCTATTCATGGACTCCAGGAAATCAGGTAAGCAGCACAATTTCTAACCTCTGTGCCGGTAATTATATAGTAGAGGCGCAAGATAATTTAGGCTGTAAAGGATTTCAGCAAATCAGCATTAATGAACCTAGTGCAATATCGTTAAGCTTGTCGCAAATAAAAGATGTGCTGTGCTTTGGCGATAGCAGTGGCAGTATAACAGTTATTCCTTCAGGAGGAACCATACCCTACCAGTATTTGTGGAGCATTGGAGGTTTCACGACACCTACTATTGCGCATGTGCCAAATGGAAATTTATTTGTTACCATCACAGATGCAAATGGCTGTGATACGGTATCGCCAACATTGGTAATTAGCACTCCAAACGCATTATCTGCAAGTGCTGTTGTTACTTATGCACAATGCAGCAATTCTTTGGATGGTGCAATCGATTTGACACCAAGTGGCGGAACACCTCCTTACAGCTTTTTATGGGATGACGCTAATTCAACAGTTACTGAAGATTTAACCGGAGTAATAGCCGGTGTATATCATGCCACCATTAATGATGCAAACGGATGTAGCTTTGTTTATTCAGATACTATAAAAGCATTAGTAATTGTTCAAGCTGGTGCAGGACCGGATGATACCTTGTGTTTTACCAATCAAATTACCTTACAAGGAAATGGAGGAAGTAAATACAAATGGTTCAGTATAACAAATTCAGGGCTTCAATTTATTGATAGCACTTTTGCCGTAATTGTAAAGCCGGTGGTGGGTATAAATGACTTTATATTGGTTGCATATAGCGGTGCATGTTCGGATACTGATACTGTTCGCATCTTTGTAAATCCCTTACCTGAAACAGACTTGGGTCCGAACGTAAGTATCATACAAGGCAGCACTGTGCAATTAAATGCGGCTGGAGGAACCACGGGCTCAAGCTATTTGTGGTCACCTACAACTAACTTAGTTGATACACTCACTGCCACACCAACTGCTACGCCCATCGTAACTACAACCTATACGGTAAAGATTACCAACCCAACAGGCTGTTTTGCAGTTGATTCAATAACCATAACCGTTCTTCCTACCATTGGCGTCAGCAATGGTATTACTCCTAATGGAGATGGTAAAAATGATGTTTGGGAAATTGATGGTATACAGGCATATAAAAATTGTGAAGTTGAAGTTTATAATCGCTGGGGTGAAAAACTATTCAGTTCTCCCGGCTATGTTGAAAAGTGGGATGGTAAGTTTAAGGGTAAGGATTTGCCGGTAGGAACTTATTATTACATCATTAACTTACACGATGAGGTGAATACTGAAAACCTAACCGGACCAATAACCATAATGCGTTAA
- a CDS encoding type IX secretion system membrane protein PorP/SprF, with protein sequence MKKISLLLIFMYVALNVVAQQVPLYTQYMLNEYIVNPAAGGKNDFFEAKSNNRYQWKGITDAPRTYILSVNGPLRSRKVGLGGYLFTDITGPTRRTGIYASYAYHLKINEQVKLGLGLSAGLLQFTVDGSKIKLHDDADVALDNSLQSVILPDFGFGLNLYSKQFTLGFSAPQLVQNKLDLYESTNSIASKLEDHYFINGAYRIRPTEDFEIEPSFMVKVLKPVPTQIDAGLKVMYKEMIWIGGAYRSKDAYSAMLGLCIQKHLTFAYAHDFTFSNLKNYSSGTHEILVGLKFIKPPKAKSVE encoded by the coding sequence ATGAAAAAAATCAGTTTACTTCTAATTTTCATGTATGTTGCGCTGAATGTGGTTGCGCAGCAAGTTCCGCTTTACACCCAGTACATGTTGAATGAATATATTGTAAATCCTGCAGCGGGAGGCAAGAATGATTTTTTTGAAGCGAAAAGCAATAACCGATACCAATGGAAAGGGATTACGGATGCTCCTCGAACCTACATTCTTAGTGTAAATGGACCACTTCGGTCACGTAAAGTTGGGTTGGGGGGCTATCTTTTTACAGATATTACCGGGCCTACACGTAGAACAGGAATTTATGCCAGCTATGCCTATCATTTAAAAATAAACGAGCAGGTTAAACTTGGCTTGGGATTATCTGCCGGCTTACTTCAATTCACGGTTGATGGATCAAAAATTAAACTGCACGACGATGCAGATGTTGCCTTGGATAATAGTTTACAATCGGTTATTCTACCGGATTTTGGCTTTGGTTTAAATTTATATTCAAAGCAATTTACCTTAGGTTTTAGTGCTCCGCAATTGGTTCAAAACAAATTGGATTTGTATGAAAGCACCAATTCTATAGCATCGAAATTAGAAGATCATTATTTTATTAATGGAGCTTACCGCATTCGCCCAACCGAAGATTTTGAAATTGAACCCTCTTTTATGGTAAAGGTTCTAAAACCGGTGCCTACGCAAATCGACGCCGGACTTAAGGTTATGTATAAGGAAATGATTTGGATTGGTGGCGCATATCGCTCTAAAGATGCTTATAGTGCTATGCTTGGATTATGCATTCAAAAGCACTTAACATTTGCTTATGCGCATGATTTTACCTTTTCAAACTTAAAAAATTACAGCAGTGGCACGCACGAAATATTAGTTGGTCTCAAATTTATTAAGCCACCTAAAGCCAAATCAGTCGAATAA